The Nicotiana sylvestris chromosome 6, ASM39365v2, whole genome shotgun sequence genomic sequence CGCAGAGGGACGAGCAGAGTTTGTCCGGCAGCTGAAAAAGAAATATGAGGGAACAGTcacaaatttgaagaaaaggctaactaccctcgaaaatgagatggccaaacaagctaagaattttaaagcagaaagggaacattgttatgcattAATGTTCCAGCtggaggaagatatgcaacagttgCAAGGTCAAAACCATCGTGATGCCCACGTGCTAGAAGCTAGAACTCAGCATATAGGGTGTTTGCTCCAAGAAAAGTGAATCATCAGTgagagggttagagccattgctgactacatcatcatgaagtgccatgaatgtgaagacatgactagaaccaccttctttgctgcGGTAATGACCTTGTTTGTCAAATAATGAGTGACCTGGAGCGTCTTCAAAGGGATCTTGTGCATAGGCCCATGGTGAGATCGACTGATGTCCCGCAGGCCCCTGGAGCAGTtcaggcattgatgtattcatgattttcattcgagtctgtattttcattttctttgttggagtctgttaatctgttttcgagtttgtattttcatctttctattggagtctgttagtcccccttttttgagtttgttagtttttatgattaaattcTTTAAGAGGAGTCATTGTAATCAAGACGTTATTATTTTGCgaaaaaatttgaaaaccccaaaatgtttttctaattatttatttttacacttatcccccagaactatgcttggtctgattcatgcgatgtcatgatacgtaggcaatccccatagaaTTCGATCATAAtcgtgaaatgaaaaaaaaaagagaaaacaggAGACTTATgggaaagaaataatggcaaaacaagaaaggaaaatgagagaataaagaaaagcaagaatcaagcaaagaaaagcaggaatgaaaaaagagagaagttgcaaaatgaaaattagggaaagccgggatgacgcaagcaaccgatcaaatgcataatagaaatggttaactgcttaggtgcattgtatccccaacgtgcggttgcctatctgttaagcccTAATTGCTAACAAGTTTTTTGTTGTCACAGTAGGCAAATGGTTAGTtcgtttggcattctggcaactcatccgtacaacaccaggtccaaagacaagttgatcatggctaaccaagaactTGATGCAAGTGTTATTGTCCTGTCAAGAGAGGGTGAGGAGTCTGATGTTAAACTGAAAGAGGAGTtgtataagttgaaacaccagatggctgagatgtaccaggcatgggtaaaagggcatccaccaccatcctacCCCACCAAACCTGCTTTCGTCCCGTCGTtggctcaatcccaagaacctcccactgttgattcatctccaggcttcCCCATTTACCATCACTACTAGGGCACCACTTCCAAAacaccacaagctccaccacccaaaccagttccataccctcctccaccagccacccctattTTAGTGGCACCCCCACCTGCTACACTTCACTGATCCTCTAGTGAGCctttattccagacccaagataaccaatactatcccctgAAGCCTAATTTCAAGGCCCCGACACCTTACCCCTACACTCCTCATTTCGACCTCCCtgttgagactgagaaaccacctaaaaacccgaacaggaggagatgttgaAGAAGGTTAGAAGCCTCGAATAGTCATTAAGAAACATGTAGGGATTGGGAGGCCATGtgagtgtggcctacaaagatttgtgccatTAGGATTTAAGATGCCGAAagttgatttgtatgatgggcacggagaCTCGGTGGCCCACTTGaggggattctgtagtaaaatgagaggagccgacgggaaagatgagctattgatggcatactttagctaGAGTCTGAGTGGCttagcattggagtggtacactagTCAGGATCACGacagatggtatacctgggatgattttACCCAAGCATTCACTCGCCATTTCCAATTCAACATCGAGATTGTCCCAGATCatttgtctttgactaagattgagaagaagcctagtgaaagttttagagaatatggtttcacAGGAGATAACAGGCGGCAAAAGTTAACCCCCCAATGGAGGAGAGAGAAATGGTAGAGTACATTCTGCAAGCCCTAGAGCCGACTTACTTTGTCCATCTGATATCGTCCATAGGCAAATCGTTCAATGAGGTAGTAAAGATGGgtggtatggtggaagaagggcttaaatcaagcaaaatcatgagttactcggctatcaAGGCAACTACCCAACACATTCAGAACGGTACTGGGGAGTGATTagaaagaacaagaaagaagatgtggcaacaattgactcaggatcatggtttggacctaGGGGCCCGTCGCACCAATATACCCAGCATCTACCCCATCACCgaacctacacccaaaccccatataatccaccccaacactacttcccatcaccagaccctcatatttctgtccaccatgctcaaacatatactcaacctcctgccTACACACAATGGAGTGCCCCATCCCCtcaaaacacctacccagctcTACAAAATACTTACcaacccccacgagcctaccgaaaccctgctGGCCCAGGTTTCCGACCTAATCCAGCTttcaaaaatgagaggttgcagtAGAAGAAAACTTTCACGCTGTTGGAAGAGTCTTATACCAACTTATTCCATAGATTAAGGCAGTTGGATATgatgaggccaattgagtcgaaatCTCCAAACTCTCATCCAAAGAACCTTGATTACTCCGtgagatgtgaatattgttctggtactccgaggcatgatacggagaagtgtTGGCACTTGAATAATgccatccaagagctcattgacacAAACTAGATTGAAGTCCAAACTTCAGAGGCATCAACTAGAACCCACTACCAATCCATCaggagacaaatatgattgagatagtacataagggaggggagcccaagaagcctgcacagaccgtcatgatgttTCGGTCCAGTGAGGTTAAGCCAGTTAAAAAATCAACAGTTGAAGAATtagtgaacaagttgagcatgaTAAACGGCAATCCACCTGTGGTAGCTAAGAAAGGATCCCCAAGTGATGTTATAgcaaatcaagaaaaatcaaaagtgGTCATGTcaggagtggcaaacaagcctatcataattgtggagggtgcttGTACGaatcctgtcatcatcaagcccataacacagttgccgataatcagcaTTAAGGCCATCACATGGAACTATGAatgggtgatagtgacctataagggaaaggaagtgaaagaagaagtcaatgaggcccagggattaactcgttcggggagatgctttgccccagaagagttaaggaaagctaaaacatccagagataatCCAGTCCTAGTAAAGAAGGCAGTgactgaagaagaggcggaggagtttctgagaaaaatgaaggtacaagattattccatcgtggagcagttgagaaagacgctcgctcagatttcattattgtcattgttaatccactcagacgagcatcatcgagccttgatgaaaattctgaacgaggcttatgttcccgacaaaattttagtaaaccatctggaaaagatcgccaataaaatatttgaggtgaaaaTGGTCACCTTCTCTGATGAAGAGTTGCCTATagaaggtactgaacacaacagagctCTCTATCTTATGGTAAAATGTGATGATTCTGTGGTTACCAGGGTATTAGTTGACAATCGTtctagtgcaaacatctgccctttctctactctgaacaagttgaaagtggatgatgagaggattcacaagaacaacatctgtgttcggggatttgacggtggagggaaagattcagttggtgatatagtgcttgagttgacaataggaccggtgaaatttaccatggagttccaggtgctggatgtagccgtctcttacaatttgttgttaggtcgaccttggatttatgccgccaaagcagtctcgtccactctgcaccagatgatcaagtttgaatgggattgaCAGGAGATCGTCGTGCATGGCGAGGATAATatgtgtgctcacagtgatgcctctGTTCCGTTCATTTAGGTTGAATATAACAAAGGGCTTTaggtctatcaagtttttgaaacaaTGCTGATAGAGAAGGTTCCAAaagggaaatgtgttccaactccaaagataacttctgcatcagtcatggtggcctttgaaatgctgaaaaGTGGCTTTGTGCCCGGTAAAGGTCTGGGTACATCTCTGCAGGGTATCATACAACCAGTGTCCCTCCCTAAGAATTTGGGTACGTTCAGTCTTGGGTTCAAACCTACAGCGGCAGATatgaaaagggctaaaaggttgaaacagaagGTGTGGGTACTTCCAAAGCCTATCCTACGTCTCTCCGGGACTTTTGTTAGGCCCGGTGCTAGGAAACGCCTAGTGGCGACAGTTCTGagttctgtggttgacattgatgaagaGTTAACTGAAAGGTTCCAGAgtttgtttgatgatgtgaacatggtggaagttggagaaggttcaaGCAAAGCGGACGTGCAGTTCGTCGGGCCGAATACAAAGCTTAACAATtagaaggctactcctctccctacccggaaAGAGTCTTGGaaatttgttttgttttcctttctagcTGGGTCATCCCAGGGTTGTGACCAAGACTTTTATTTTtcgcttgttgatgtacaaaccctgttatcctttattttcaatgaaatgcaatttcccttttccatcattcctgatattattttgtttttcttttcttctctatacagttctttttatgctatttcaatgacatggcatgcatgaggaatcttcggcccagtcttaaaagtcactctaattctaaaataataatccaagaaatagagtgtgatgatgaatcagaatatgatgaggacgaggcctttgaagagattagtaaggaactaagtcattttgatgaaaaacccaagcctaatctgaatgaaacGGAATCAATCAATCTAGGGGATCCAGATAGTGTCAgtgaaactaagataagtgtccatcttgaaccgcaaatcaggGAAGAAATTATTAAGGCATTGTTcgagtataaggatatttttgcatggtcgtatgatgacatgtcaGACTTGAGTACGAATTTGGTGGTCCACAAACTGCCAGTTGATCCAGCATTTCCTCCCgttaagcagaagttgagaaagttcaaaatcgacatgagtgtgaagattaaagaagaggtaactgtaagcacatgattttggCCCTATacgaattattcccataaattcaaacaaaataaatttttcccattGTTTGTAATTTCGTGAATTTTTGTAGCACTTTTCTGTTAATTGCTTGCACTTATCTGcacatgtttaattttgtttaattcatgaaaaatacaaaaaatatgttgtatttgcatttaggatttaattttacatttttagattaattagtaaattagtatgttttacaaaaatggaaaaaatcacaaaattaattCAGTTCTGTATTTAGCATCGAATTTTATAGTTTTTTAAATTGGGtaattaattagttgtggtaaatattattttgagtaattaatctaatttggtaggataatctggtgtaggaattaatttaggttttaattttgaaaaaaaaagaatttagaaataaaaggaaaaggaaaaggaaaagaagtggaAAAAGCCTGATTCTGGGCCAAATCCGTTAAATTCCCCAAGCCCAAACAAATTATGCCCATTACCCATCGAAACCGGCCCAAACCCGTGTCCCTTAACCTGGCCTGCCCCGTTC encodes the following:
- the LOC138871558 gene encoding uncharacterized protein, whose translation is MKIAAENQERSRKDEKLISGLKRKIAECEDDLEKSEGNLAMARAQLTKNAEGRAEFVRQLKKKYEGTVTNLKKRLTTLENEMAKQAKNFKAEREHCYALMFQLEEDMQQLQGQNHRDAHVLEARTQHIGCLLQEK